In Musa acuminata AAA Group cultivar baxijiao chromosome BXJ3-9, Cavendish_Baxijiao_AAA, whole genome shotgun sequence, a single genomic region encodes these proteins:
- the LOC135649329 gene encoding alpha-dioxygenase PIOX-like: MCLPLLDPFIHPAFRDVFETMPFCDKLTFLYVHSLDRLKLWHKLPVFLGLTYLQQRRTLHEKYSLLNVGMPDTTPFNPDDYAYRTDDGEYNDPENSKAGSQNTFFGRNMPPMEQNNHLLSPDPAVVATKLLARRTYKDTGKQFNLIAASWIQFMVHDWMDHLEDTEQVVLHAPPLVAHECPLKSFRFYSTKEVPTGGEGIETGHLNIQTSWWDGSAIYGSEGKKEAKVRTHVDGKLKIGDNGLLQHEVNGIAISGDIRNSWAGVSALQALFVKEHNAVCDALKEEDRDLNDEALFRHARLVTSAVIAKIHTIDWTVELLKTHTMNAAMHTNWYGLLGKKIKDTFGHIGGPALGGLVGLKKPNNHGVPYSLTDEFTSVYRMHSLLPDSLKLRNINTNPGPNKSPEYLKDVKMEELVGITGESTLNEIGFERQVVSMGHQACGALELWNYPFFFRDLIAQNVDGTERSDHVDMPVLEIYRDRERRIPRYNQFRRKLMMIPISKWEDLTDDKEAIETIREIYGDDVEKLDLLVGLMAEKKIKGFAISETAFFIFIIMASRRLEADRFFTSYFNEKTYTKRGFKWVNTTESLRDVLLRHYPHTVSKWMNSTSAFSVWDAPPNSFNPIPLLLRFPS, from the exons ATGTGCCTTCCTCTCTTGGATCCCTTTATTCACCCAGCCTTCCGTGATGTCTTTGAAACAATGCCATTTTGTGACAAGCTTACCTTCCTG TACGTTCATTCCTTGGACAGGCTAAAGCTGTGGCATAAGTTGCCGGTGTTCCTAGGGTTGACGTACCTGCAGCAACGTCGAACTCTGCATGAGAAGTACAGCCTCCTCAACGTGGGAATGCCCGATACGACTCCGTTCAACCCCGACGACTACGCCTACAGAACCGACGACGGGGAGTACAATGACCCGGAGAACAGTAAGGCTGGGAGCCAGAACACCTTCTTCGGGAGGAACATGCCACCCATGGAACAGAATAACCAT CTCTTGAGCCCCGATCCAGCGGTCGTGGCGACCAAACTTCTAGCTCGGAGGACGTACAAAGACACAGGCAAACAGTTCAACCTGATTGCAGCTTCATGGATACAGTTCATGGTGCACGACTGGATGGATCACCTGGAGGATACTGAGCAG GTAGTACTCCATGCTCCTCCGCTGGTCGCTCATGAATGCCCGCTGAAGTCATTCAGGTTCTACAGCACAAAGGAGGTGCCCACAGGTGGTGAAGGCATTGAGACAGGCCACCTAAACATCCAGACTTCTTGGTG GGATGGAAGTGCTATATATGGAAGTGAAGGAAAAAAGGAGGCAAAGGTGAGGACGCATGTCGATGGAAAATTGAAGATAGGGGACAATGGTCTTCTTCAACACGAGGTTAATGGAATCGCAATATCCGGCGACATTCGAAATAGCTGGGCTGGAGTTTCTGCTTTGCAAGCTCTCTTTGTCAAGGAACACAACGCTGTTTGCGATGCCCTAAAG GAGGAAGATCGTGATCTTAACGACGAAGCGTTGTTTCGGCACGCAAGACTTGTAACATCTGCAGTCATTGCGAAAATTCACACCATTGATTGGACGGTGGAGCTCCTTAAAACTCATACCATGAATGCTGCCATGCATACCAACTG GTATGGCTTGTTGGGGAAGAAGATTAAAGACACCTTTGGGCACATAGGAGGACCTGCTCTTGGAGGACTAGTTGGACTTAAGAAACCTAATAACCATGGAGTTCCCTACTCCTTGACTGATGAGTTCACTAGTGTTTACAGAATGCACTCGCTCCTTCCAGATTCTCTTAAGCTTAGGAACATCAATACCAATCCTGGACCAAATAAATCTCCCGAATACCTCAAaga TGTCAAGATGGAGGAGCTAGTTGGCATAACAGGTGAATCCACGTTGAACGAGATTGGCTTTGAAAGGCAGGTTGTGTCGATGGGCCACCAAGCATGTGGAGCTCTTGAGCTGTGGAACTACCCCTTCTTCTTCAGGGATCTTATCGCACAAAACGTCGATGGAACTGAAAGATCAGATCATGTAGACATGCCTGTTCTTGAAA TATACCGCGACCGAGAGAGGAGGATTCCACGGTACAATCAATTCCGAAGGAAACTGATGATGATCCCAATTTCCAAATGGGAGGATTTGACTGATGACAAGGAAGCAATTGAAACCATAAGAGAAATATATGGAGATGACGTAGAGAAGTTAGATCTTCTTGTGGGTCTGATGGCGGAGAAGAAGATCAAAGGGTTCGCCATCAGCGAAACTGCTTTCTTCATCTTTATCATAATGGCATCAAG GAGACTGGAAGCTGATCGTTTCTTCACGAGCTATTTCAATGAGAAGACGTACACCAAGAGGGGGTTCAAGTGGGTGAACACCACAGAAAGCTTAAGAGATGTTCTCCTGCGCCATTACCCTCATACTGTTTCCAAATGGATGAACTCCACCAGTGCATTCTCCGTGTGGGATGCTCCACCTAATTCCTTCAATCCCATTCCGCTGCTTCTACGGTTCCCAAGTTAA